The genome window GTGTATACTAATAGAAGTCTGACTGTATTAAGTTgcctttgcattttttttaagaaaacggTCGACTTTTTACGAATATTGTCAATTTTCTTATAAAGGAAGGAACGATTTGTTTTACCAAATAGTGTTTTAATGCATAGCGGTTCGGTTCCCGTACTTCGCCGGCCGCTGTCATGACACACTCGCTTCGCTCGCTCGGCTCGTGCGCTGTGGTAGCATACTAAACTAACCGATTTAGGCTGAATAATGTAGTACCTTTGCCTATCCTGTGGATGAATTGTAAAAGGAACGATAATAATTTCGATGTGTGCTAATTTTTATTTCAAGATAAcagtatatttaaatattttagtatgttttgtttgtgtgcaataaagtacatttgatttCATTTGACAAAAATAGcaggaaataaaattatttatttataaatatcaaaaactaaaagtaccctcacaaaataaaaatcagaAAATATACCAATTGAAAAATCCCCGTCTTCGTTTTCCAAAATGCCAAAATGCAAACCGCACCCGCTCTTTATAGCTATTTTTTTGATTGCTGGGCTACTTATGAAAATCTGCATTTATATTTCcaatcaattcaaaaatattctaaattcaaatcttCACGCAGCCGAGGCTCTTAGTACCCGACCGTGCATACATTCCCCCACCTTAAGCATCTGCATAGATAGCCGGATGCCTCCCCCCCCCCAGCCTGCAGCCGGTATGCCGCACCAGTATGCACCGACGCATACATTAGCAGATAGCACAACCTCAGATAACGCTGCTTTATGACTCGCCACCTAAAAACACTGACACTAATGCTGTGTGTGTCTCGGGTAATCTCTACGTGATGTTGTTACACTCACTGTGcatgttaataaattaatatattctgTTGTGAAGCATTTAAAACATGTTGTTTGACATAATTAAAGCGTATCTTCTATCGGCCACGCAGTAGGGATGCCATTTTCTATGTGAATATTTCCATAACTGCCGTTTAGCCACTTATCAGGTATCAAAAATCATGGCAGACCAAATTAGCAGCATTtcaggtataaataaaaatcccATGACAAATTACTATAAGTTTATTCATATGTATAGGTAACATTTTAGAGTGGAGGATGAAATACAGTCGTATGGTATACATCTAGCGAGATTACTACGGATACATTACTCCGGCGCAGCGCGCTTGCATTGCTTACGTCATCACGTCGTGAAGGCCCACTGCTGGGTGTAGGCTTCTCATGCAGGGGGGTTAgaaaggccacatggaagcaattcatttaaaaaaaacaatatatgtgcgcacttacttttatatgcgcaaatgtcacattgcaatattgcttttttagatgaattgcttcgatgtggccttcttGACCCCCCAGGTCTGCTATTTAGCCCGTCATTCTTGGATAATCGTTGATAAAGCTAGTTACAACAATAGACAGTAGTAATTGTTATACATGACCCATTTATACGAATTACTCGTATCATCTGATAGTAATAGTTCGCTGTCGGCCACGATAGCACGAGCGAAAGAGGTTTTTTTCTGACTGAAACTGTTAATTTACATCAACCTAGATAATATGCCGAGCAGCGTTGAAGGTAACATAAGTAGTAGAGGATAGGAGTTTTATAAGATTTATAGGTCACTTTGTAAGAGTTAGTTCGCAATACAAGCGGCCGCCGGTTCACAAGAGTGTATTGCACGTCGCCCCGGCCGCGGCCGTGATCGATCACCACACCACCCGCTTGTCGACACTTAGCCTTGTTTCTGTCGATATGTCATCATTATTCAAAGATTTCGCATTCTTAAAAAGCAGTGTCAAACTAATGGGAAGTCGGAAATGGAGATGAATGTGTAACAAATGATTTTTTCTAAGAAAAAGtttgaatatttaataaaatctttCTAATGTTCAATTTGCTTGCTAAAAACTTGGTTTGGAAGGCTGGTTAGTGTGTCGATAACAAGACGTATAGTAACTTTACATAATATTAGTGTGGTTAATGTCCGCAGTTACGAACATTGGACACCACGACGACAGCCGGGTAGTGGGCGATCACACAGCCTCTATCCCGGAACTATATTATTGCTGACGTATAACATTAAGTATACAATGTACAGGATAAATACGATTAATCAAACGTCGTACAAAATGTCTTTACAATCtaagactacactgtttaaatcGTTGTTTAATAAATTTACCCCGTTTTTGTACAAGTTTAAATTCTGATACGATATTTTTCTTAtctgtaggtacttacaaatatatgATACAAGGTTCACTGGATCTGTGACTAGATACGTTCCATTTCAATGGTAAAATAAACAGTTCAATATAAAAAGAAgctaattaaaatgtaaaattcaGTCTTTTCTGCGATAAAATTAATAACGAGAACGAAAAGCAGCGGTGTTCCGGCGTGTTTCGCTCGTCTTTGTTAAAAAGTTAGAAATAATTATTCGAGTTGCCATTGTCATTGTAATGTTTTACTTTCGAGTTCATTTTAATAACAATCGCGTTCGGATCTAGTCTCGTAACTTGTAGCTTTACACTTGTTACCGTTTGTTGGTTCACAATACAAATGTTACTTCTAAGTTTCTTCACATCTGTacaattcatatttttaatgtttacttattttgagaaaaaaggtacaaagatttaatttttaaataccaCTATAATCCTGTTTTTCTAATTTTGATCGACTGATTATTTTCACAAAAAACTCTTTTTTTACCCTAGCAATCTGGTTTGCTGTTCGTAAACTTTGTATAGATACAGCCTATCtgtcataaatataattagTCAACAAAGTACGTCTGTCGGTGTGTCTAGGGCAGGTTGGTGTAATTGGCGAGGTCGTGCGGGGTCTTGTACAGGGAGGTGATGCCGGGATCCAGGTTGTGGTACTCCTTGCCGGAGCGCGGCCGCAGCGTGCTCGTCGGCTGGCGGCCCATTCTGAAACCATAACACGCACTTATTAGCGCCATTAAAGCCTGAGGCATGCAAACTTCACAGTTTATAAATACTGCGATAACAAATTCAAAAGTTTTCTCAGAAAAATCTGACGTAATTTACTCGTTGGCTGCCCGACAACAATCGTAGTTTTAaccaaattaaaagtaaataaaaaaacacataaaagcATTCTAAAGAAACCGTGGAAACTTCAAAAAGCagaaaaaatttaaaacaacacgaaaataaaaaaataatgtctgAAAATTGTAGGAGCAAGTGAGAAATTCTTTTATTTAAGTTGGATTATGAGCCGGAATCACTTGGAATGTTGCTCTTTATTACTGAATCCAGCGTCAAGGCTTAAGATGAaaagttttaatttcatttcggaGCTCCTTGGCATTAATTAACTAGTACTTTGTAAATTAGTATTTCTGCGTAATTGAAATACAAGTTCCTTTACAAGTTGAAGCCTCACTCTCGCCGGCTGCATACCTCATGACGGACTGTGTGTCAGACGAGGAGTGCGACGAGGTCAGCGACAGCGTCTCGATGTAGTCGGACATGTCCGACGTGCCGCTCGACGTGCTGTGTGTGTCCAGGACACCTGCAAATTACATTCACTGCTCATTTGGTCCCGACAAACCTCATTTCCAGccgaaataaataatcattatcGTAATTCGCAATCAAAACTACCACAGTAATGGAGAATAAAGATGAAAGGTACGGATTCCTTTGTAACTCAGAATTTCAGTAATTTTCTACAGAAAATGAAAACGGCGATAACGCCGACTGACTCCGTTCAATAATTACAAACCGGCCCGCCGGGAGTGAACCCATTTATTTCTTTAGTCGTATTGAGCCGCAATCTTTTGGCTTTATTTTTGTAATCGGGAAGAACACTCAAATAAATACGGCACGGAAATGGATCAAAGGCGTTAAATGATCCGGAAAATTACCTTTGAATTGTTTCGGAGGTAGGACGGGTACTTCCGCCTCAGCTGAGGACGACTTGGCGGGCACTGCGCCCTTGTACAGCTGCATGGACTGGTCGCGCAGCGGGTCCGACGACTTGGACTTCCGCGGCAGCGACGAGTGCAGGCACCCACTCAGATTGCCGCGCATCCGCCTGTGTAGCATGTACTGGTACCGCGAGTGCCCCGACGTGAGCGGCATCTCGAATTCGTTGAACTCCCCGCCGTGCTTCATCGAACAACTCGACACGCCGGAGTCGTTTGAACTCGACGAGTCTCTGTTTCCGCCAGACTTGCACGGGACACTTGACGACCTCTTTATCTGTGCATTATCCATTAGTTTATTTCGTAAGTGTGGAACGTCTTTAGAGGGACTCTCTTCGGAAGTTTTGTTTTCGGATCCAGAGGACTTGCAGCAGTCGTAACATTCCCTGTCGTTATCGCACGGGGTTGAGGATCGTCGGTTCTCTATCGCCATGTTCCGTAAAGTTTCGAGAGACGAGGACGTGGCGTGACTGCCGATGCTGCTGTCAAATTCTTTGAGATCTTCGAGAAGTCGCGCCGAATCTACTGAACTCGACCGCTTTTGTATCGCTTCCTTATTGTTGTTTGAGCAACTCTCGTCGAAACTTTGTGTCCTGTTGCCTCCGCTGAGTGCGGGTATACTTAAAGATTTTTCTATTTCTACTTTGTGTAGTTTATGCATCGGATGTTTCAGGCTTTGCGACCAGTTTGGGTTAGGCGACATCGGAGTATACCCCGGGTTGGGTGCAACTGTTCGACAGAGATCACGCTTTACGTCTCTAGAAGGCTCCATGAGAAGATATTCGtcacttttatttttctgtGACTCTTGATTTTTATGTTGTTGTGCGTGACCACATTTTGTACATACGCGAGGTTTTTTGGGCAGTATTGAAGAAGCGATGTCTACATTCGCACTCAATGCATCCAATTCATTTTGCGTGACACCTGCTTTTTTTAGTAAATCTTTTGCATTTTCGTAATATTCCAAAGATAATGCGAACTCAAGGTTTTCATAATTTGCATACGGTCCTACATCGTGATCGTGGACTGGTTCTAAATTTTGATAGTTAGTAAATGCTGAATCTTTTAAGGTCTCTTCTGTAGAATCTTTCTCTGAGACAGTTCCACTTTGTCTGTTGGTTTTTCTGGACATGTCTACGGTGGCGTAGATAGCCATTTCTTCTGATTTCTGCGTCGTGAGTATTTCAGTATTGACTTTCTCGCTAGTGATTTCTCGTTTACAATAGGGAAGACTGATTAAATTGTTTGCCCAGTTTGTGACCTTTTGACATGGACATTCTACTGGCTGAAGATTTTCTTCACATTCTACAATTACAGGTTTCTTCCGGGACCCAAACTTAAGTATACATCCACATTTCTTCTGTAAGACCAATGAGCCCGGCGAGGTACTCTTGGTGACCTGAAAAAGATCTTCAGCTAATGCTTGCTTTATTCGTTTCGGTGTATCGTAGTACTCGGCGTTGTCCACCTGAAACAAAAAGGTTTCTTGTGTttataagaaacaaaaatacatttgtTTCTATGTAAtcaagacaaaaaatatataaatgtagtAATAACCAACACTTACCGGTTCAACATGTGTGGCTTTAGGAACATCGTAATTTTCATAGGGTCCTACTTTAGGATTGTTGATAGGATAATTATTCTCATTTACGCATGCGCATTGAGACGGCAATAGCGCGGGTGGTTTCTTCGTTTCAAAGTGTCCCGGCTTCGGCGGCCTTTGTGGAGGATTATCTTTGCATTGGCAGGCTTCAAGGCTCTTTCTTATCATTCGCGGGGTTAAATATTCTGTGTTGTTTGAGGAGCTATCGGAGCTGCTTTCGGGGACCGCTTCCATAGTCCAGGCCGGGTTGAAGTGTGTGGTGGGGGAGAGGGCGACGGTGGAGGAGCGGGATACTCCAAGCTTTGTGAGACAGTTGGAGCAGCGCTCTAAAGTAACGTGATCAGCAGCGCCCCAGGGAGGCTTGGCACCGATGTCGCTGTCGTGTCTTCCAAAGTCAGGGTCCTCACTGCCGCGCCTCTCGTCAGACATCCAGTACGGCGAAACGCGGCCACAG of Pectinophora gossypiella chromosome 16, ilPecGoss1.1, whole genome shotgun sequence contains these proteins:
- the LOC126373950 gene encoding uncharacterized protein LOC126373950, which encodes MERRDVHHCSIAKQTILTTHPSGLQTRVSVELANFDALCVHECKKKMWEGSPFLPRRMLGSTHATPVLGRRSDAVNEGRLSQQCTPVMRRREAASPAGSPLPARRDREEEPCDMDNAVISGWLKFRDNKRWKSRWGVVTKLSPAADCLHLQLYRDPKDRFKKGQTKASLSLQQFLGFESGFTLDKESNTIAIICRDLVVVLAFETRERLIAWQVKVGSQLGSSREFLVLVGGGGGAGGGGGGSRRLAAGPARLHLQGRRFALTSGVPPRLVGLWEIAHLRRYGVVEGRFCFEGGSLCGKGEGLHVLITDQAQEITDAFDLAARGNLTQRSATSRKSTGADKTRPSTRMSDLNTDQSLPDTASGLYEENFFGEDCGRVSPYWMSDERRGSEDPDFGRHDSDIGAKPPWGAADHVTLERCSNCLTKLGVSRSSTVALSPTTHFNPAWTMEAVPESSSDSSSNNTEYLTPRMIRKSLEACQCKDNPPQRPPKPGHFETKKPPALLPSQCACVNENNYPINNPKVGPYENYDVPKATHVEPVDNAEYYDTPKRIKQALAEDLFQVTKSTSPGSLVLQKKCGCILKFGSRKKPVIVECEENLQPVECPCQKVTNWANNLISLPYCKREITSEKVNTEILTTQKSEEMAIYATVDMSRKTNRQSGTVSEKDSTEETLKDSAFTNYQNLEPVHDHDVGPYANYENLEFALSLEYYENAKDLLKKAGVTQNELDALSANVDIASSILPKKPRVCTKCGHAQQHKNQESQKNKSDEYLLMEPSRDVKRDLCRTVAPNPGYTPMSPNPNWSQSLKHPMHKLHKVEIEKSLSIPALSGGNRTQSFDESCSNNNKEAIQKRSSSVDSARLLEDLKEFDSSIGSHATSSSLETLRNMAIENRRSSTPCDNDRECYDCCKSSGSENKTSEESPSKDVPHLRNKLMDNAQIKRSSSVPCKSGGNRDSSSSNDSGVSSCSMKHGGEFNEFEMPLTSGHSRYQYMLHRRMRGNLSGCLHSSLPRKSKSSDPLRDQSMQLYKGAVPAKSSSAEAEVPVLPPKQFKGVLDTHSTSSGTSDMSDYIETLSLTSSHSSSDTQSVMRMGRQPTSTLRPRSGKEYHNLDPGITSLYKTPHDLANYTNLP